In the Kribbella sp. NBC_00482 genome, one interval contains:
- the nusA gene encoding transcription termination factor NusA, with translation MDIDMAVLRSLEREKDIALEVVVEAIEAALLVAYHRTEGAQQHARVELDRKNGHVTVFARELAEDGTPAREYDDTPADFGRIAATTAKQIILQRLRDAEDEVRYGEFSGKEGDIVSGVVQQGRDPRSVMVDLGKIEAVLPAPEQVPGEKYEHGSRLRVYVVGVRKGFKGPQITVSRTHPNLVKKLFALEVPEIADGTVEITAIAREAGHRTKIAVRTLNPSVNGKGACIGPMGQRVRNIMHELHGEKIDIIDHSDDPATFVGNALSPAQVTSVEVVDAAARAARVVVPDYQLSLAIGKEGQNARLAARLTGWRIDIRPDTDVTGDDKKVD, from the coding sequence ATGGACATCGACATGGCCGTGCTGCGGTCACTCGAGCGCGAGAAGGACATCGCCCTGGAGGTCGTCGTCGAGGCGATCGAGGCGGCACTCCTGGTCGCCTACCACCGGACCGAGGGGGCGCAGCAGCACGCCCGGGTCGAGCTGGACCGCAAGAACGGGCACGTGACCGTCTTCGCCCGCGAGCTGGCCGAGGACGGCACGCCGGCCCGGGAGTACGACGACACCCCGGCCGACTTCGGCCGGATCGCCGCGACCACGGCCAAGCAGATCATCCTGCAGCGGCTGCGCGACGCCGAGGACGAGGTGCGGTACGGCGAGTTCTCCGGCAAGGAGGGCGACATCGTCTCCGGTGTCGTCCAGCAGGGCCGCGACCCGCGGTCGGTGATGGTCGACCTCGGCAAGATCGAGGCCGTGCTGCCGGCGCCCGAGCAGGTGCCGGGGGAGAAGTACGAGCACGGCTCCCGCCTGCGGGTGTACGTCGTCGGCGTCCGGAAGGGCTTCAAGGGCCCGCAGATCACCGTCAGCCGGACGCACCCGAACCTGGTGAAGAAGCTGTTCGCGCTGGAGGTCCCGGAGATCGCCGACGGCACCGTCGAGATCACCGCGATCGCTCGCGAGGCGGGGCACCGGACCAAGATCGCGGTCCGCACCCTGAACCCGTCCGTGAACGGCAAGGGCGCCTGCATCGGGCCGATGGGCCAGCGGGTGCGCAACATCATGCACGAGCTGCACGGCGAGAAGATCGACATCATCGACCACAGCGACGATCCGGCCACCTTCGTCGGGAATGCGTTGTCCCCGGCGCAGGTTACGTCGGTCGAGGTGGTGGACGCCGCGGCCCGTGCGGCGCGCGTCGTCGTACCCGACTATCAGCTGTCGCTGGCGATCGGCAAGGAGGGGCAGAACGCCCGCCTCGCCGCCCGGCTCACAGGCTGGCGGATCGACATCCGGCCGGATACCGATGTGACTGGTGATGACAAGAAGGTAGACTGA
- the rimP gene encoding ribosome maturation factor RimP, whose protein sequence is MSRKPGPTRHTDTTSLENFLRPIVEQFGCDLEAADVTPAGRRRLLRVLVDRDRGISLDDVAEVTRAISKALDADDIMGDGAYTLEVSSPGVDRPLTLPRHWRRNLTRLVAVTLTDGGKLTGRIKSASDEAAELDVDGKRQSVAYADVEKAKVQIEFNRAAGNDEPETPADGTVEEN, encoded by the coding sequence GTGAGCCGAAAGCCGGGCCCCACGCGCCACACGGACACCACGAGCCTCGAGAACTTCCTGCGGCCGATCGTCGAGCAGTTCGGCTGCGACCTGGAGGCCGCGGACGTCACGCCGGCCGGACGCCGCCGCTTGCTGCGCGTCCTGGTCGACCGCGACCGCGGCATCAGCCTGGACGACGTCGCCGAGGTGACCAGGGCCATCTCCAAGGCGCTCGACGCCGACGACATCATGGGCGACGGCGCCTACACGCTGGAGGTTTCCAGCCCCGGCGTCGACCGGCCGCTGACCCTGCCCCGGCACTGGCGGCGCAACCTCACCCGCCTGGTCGCGGTCACGCTGACCGACGGCGGGAAGCTGACCGGCCGGATCAAGTCCGCCTCCGACGAGGCGGCCGAACTGGACGTCGACGGCAAGCGGCAGAGCGTCGCGTACGCCGACGTGGAGAAGGCCAAGGTCCAGATCGAATTCAACCGGGCTGCCGGCAACGACGAACCAGAAACACCTGCCGACGGCACGGTGGAGGAGAACTGA
- a CDS encoding YlxR family protein encodes MTKTADARPEKLRERTCIGCRKRSSPTDLLRMTVSGGPTNQMVLPDPERRAPGRGAHLHPATECFELAVRRKAFPRAFKVPGPLDVTGLQEYVEQRDREEAVQKAASRPSAAV; translated from the coding sequence GTGACAAAAACTGCAGACGCGCGCCCTGAGAAGCTCCGGGAGCGCACCTGTATCGGGTGCCGGAAACGATCCAGCCCGACTGACCTGCTGCGGATGACGGTGTCCGGAGGACCAACGAACCAGATGGTCCTCCCGGATCCCGAGCGTCGGGCACCCGGCCGTGGGGCGCACCTGCACCCGGCGACCGAGTGTTTCGAACTCGCCGTCCGGCGCAAGGCGTTCCCACGGGCCTTCAAGGTCCCGGGGCCGCTCGACGTGACCGGGCTGCAGGAGTACGTCGAGCAGCGTGATAGGGAAGAAGCAGTGCAAAAGGCGGCCTCCCGGCCGTCCGCGGCGGTCTGA